In a genomic window of Helianthus annuus cultivar XRQ/B chromosome 10, HanXRQr2.0-SUNRISE, whole genome shotgun sequence:
- the LOC110883815 gene encoding uncharacterized protein LOC110883815 translates to MNYIVLFLTLIICTSSVSCASSINDDQMIAMVVQNDQTPATVQFGRSILKGYNARRCGGLWEKCAWYSTWCCEGLGCNISNECEPVPGCLPEGSTGCNALIKPCCYPYYCSDFVAVGISKCVPF, encoded by the exons ATGAACTACATAGTGTTGTTTCTTACTCTTATCATTTGCACGAGCTCGGTTTCATGTGCTTCCTCAATCAATGATGATCAGATGATTGCCATGGTTGTCCAAAATGATCAAACACCG GCCACCGTACAATTCGGTCGTTCGATATTGAAAGGGTATAATGCGAGGAGATGTGGAGGTCTTTGGGAAAAATGTGCTTGGTATTCAACATGGTGTTGTGAAGGGCTTGGTTGTAACATCAGCAATGAGTGCGAGCCTGTTCCAGGCTGCTTGCCGGAAGGCAGCACGGGTTGCAACGCACTTATAAAGCCATGTTGCTACCCATATTATTGCAGCGATTTTGTTGCAGTTGGAATTTCAAAATGTGTTCCATTTTAG